The sequence below is a genomic window from Proteus vulgaris.
TGCCGTTAAATTTGCTCTAACACTCTTAAAAGATGAATAATTGAAATGAATAACAACACACCTTTGCTTGCAACCCAGCACCCATTTGGTCATGAAATTACCTTAGCTATCTTGCTGGAGGATTTCCAAAAATCAAAAGCATGGGAAGATAAATACCGTCAATTAATTCAACTCTCACGTAAATTACCCGCATTACCTGATGAATTAAAAACGACAGAAAAAGAGATCAAAGGTTGTGAAAATAGAGTGTGGCTTGGTGTCGAATTAAACAATGACGGCAAATACCATGTTTATGGTGATAGTGATGGTCGTATTGTAAAAGGCTTGCTGACTATTATTTTAGCCACTGTTGAAAATAAAACGGCGCAAGAAATAGCTGATATCGATATGTTAGCTATTTTCGCTCAATTAGGATTGGCTAATCAAATTAGCCAATCTCGCACTGACGGAGTGAATGCGATTATCGCACGATTGAAATCACTCACCTCCCAGTATTAAGTTTGATACTCTAAATAATTCAAGTCACAGCTAGCCGACAAATGAATGAGTCGCTAGAAACATATAACCTGTGATCAAAAATAAAATTTATTAATAAGTTAATATATAACCAGTCGATACTCTAAATAATTCAAGTCACAGCTAGGCGACAAGTGAATGAGTCGCTAGGAGCATACATAAGTATGTGACTAGTGCGAATGAACGCCGTCAACAACGCTGTGGCTTGAAGTATGACGAGTATTCGTCAAACAACGCTGCAACTTGAAGTATGACGAGTATCATGAGCACGCTGTGCCTTCGCTAACATCTTCTTCAAAGCATGAGACACCGCAATAAAACCAAACGACGCCGTTACCATCGTTACGGCACCAAAACCCGCTGAACAATCCATTCTTTTTACACCATCTGCCGTACTTTTTGCTGCGCAAACCGTTCCATCACCCTGCGGATAAACCAGTTGTTCTGTTGAGAAAACACAATCGATCCCTAGTTTTCCCTTACTATTTTTTACGACATTAAAATCAGATTTCAAACGCTCTCTTAATTTAGCAGCTAAAGGATCTTGAATTGTTTTTGCTAAATCAACCACTTGAATTTGTGTTGGATCAATTTGCCCACCAGCACCGCCTGTTGTGATCACGGGTATTTTATAACGACGGCAATAAGCTAATAATGCAGCTTTTGGTCTTACACTATCAATTGCATCGATGACATAATCAAAGTTGTTATTCATCATTTCAGCGACATTATCCACCGTGACAAAATCATCAATACTAGTCACTTTGCATTCTGGATTGATTTCTAAAATACGCTGTTTCATCACTTCACATTTTGGTTGGCCCACACTCTCTTTCAACGCATGTATTTGACGATTAGTGTTGGTTACACACACATCATCCATATCAATTAAGGTGATAGCACCAATACCACTGCGTGCTAATGCTTCAGCGGCCCAACTTCCGACGCCACCTATACCCACGACACAAATATGAGCCTGAGCAAAATAAGACAGCGCTTTTTGCCCATAGAGTCGCCCTATTCCAGAAAAGCGTTGTAAATATGAATCTGATAATGAATTTTGCATAATGCGATAACAACCTAAATAACAGAAATAATCATGGCTATTAATATCAATAGCCATGTCGTTTGCATAATTTTACCGTTAATAACGAGCAGATAAATAGTCAATCATGTTTATGACGAAGGGTTTAATAAGTTAAGTTGTGATTTTTTTAATACCCAAACTCGCCCATAGTGATTATAAAAACCTGCCATATGACCAGCATCTTTACCAATCCCATGATAAATATCGAAATGATGCCCTTTAATTGCACCACCCACATCTAATGCCACCATTAAACGCATTTGATATTCACCTGTAAAATTACCTGCATTATCAAGTACAGGAATTTCAGCCAGTAACACCGTCCCTGCTGGAATAATGCTTCTATCCGAAGCCACAGAGGCGAGTGCAACAAGTGGGATGGCACTAGCACCTCTAACAGGTGTAAAAGGCTCTGGTTTGAAAAAAACAAATGATGGGTTTTCTTCTAATAACTTTCTTACTTCAGCATCATTGTGCTTATCAGCCCAATCTCTAATAGCGAGCATAGACATATCTTTTCTTTCTACTTCACCATTATCAATAAGCACTTTGCCAATACTACGGTAAGGGTGTCCATTTTTCCCTGCATAACCAAAGAAGGTTAAAGGTTTACCATCACCAAAATCAACATAGCCACTTCCCTGAACTTCCATCATAAAGTTATCCATAATGGAGTTACTGTAAGCCGCAATTAAAGATTGGCTTAATGCCCCATTATAAATAGCAGCACGAGAAGGTAATTTTGAACGACTATTTGTTGGCATTTTATAAAGAGGGTATTGAAACTCACCTTGTGGCGTTAAACGAGCTTCAAGAACCGGCGTGTAATATCCAGTAAATTGAACATTTCCGTACTTATCAACCCCTTCCATTTGAAATGCAGAAAGATTGAATTGACGTAATTGACGTGTATCTGCACCAGAGCGCAACCAGTTTTCAACTGCCTGATAAGTCTCTTTGTTGCTATTGTACAAACGAGATGATGTCTGGTTTATCTGACTTACTTGTTGTAAGTAATCAGGGCCATTAATGGGTGTACCTTGTGTGTTTGGCGAACTTACCTCAATGAGATCTTGCTTAAGCTTTCCATCTTTATACTGTTGCCCTTGCTCTGTTGGACGATGACATCCTGTCAAGGCAAGCGCTAACATACCTAAAATTAACGATTTTCGCCAAGTAACCATTTTTGACCCGCTTAATGACTAAATTTGAGTGTTGATTTTGACTTAGAAAGATACCAAAGCAAAATCAATAAAGATATGAATATACCGATTGCTAAGACTTTCTATTATCACCCAATCAATATGACTTTTAAACATCAAGTATATATTCTAAATAACTTGAAGTAGGACGAGTATAACTGCCTAAATTTGCATCTTGATGTGTTATTTCTGACCGTTTTTAAAAGAAAACTGTAAAAATTTCATAAAAAACTTGCAACTCGGCAGATCCTGAGTATAGTGCCCCTCTGTGGAGACGCGGGGTGGAGCAGCTTGGTAGCTCGTCGGGCTCATAACCCGAAGGTCGTCAGTTCAAATCTGGCCCCCGCAACCAATTCACAAAGCAGTAAGTTATAGTATCAGTCGCGGGATGGAGCAGCATGGTAGCTCGTCGGGCTCATAACCCGAAGGTCGTTGGTTCAAATCCAGCTCCCGCAACCAATTCTATAAACAACAATTCAGTCGCGGGATGGAGCAGCATGGTAGCTCGTCGGGCTCATAACCCGAAGGTCGTTGGTTCAAATCCAGCTCCCGCAACCAATTTCTCTTCAAAATTCCTTCTTATTTTTACTTTCTCTCTTAATTCACAAACCTAATCTTATCAATCATAGATTTCTATACTACATTTCTTTTATTTCAATAACGCATTGTATTGGATAGATTTATTGTGCTGAAAACACAATAAGAAGCTCCAATAGAAAGCGTATGATCTTGGCTTTCTACTGGAATATAAAAAAGATATAGGAAGAGGTTAGCTACGGTCTGCTAACGTTAATTCACCACCATTAGCAAAATAAGCTTTGATCCCTTTGAAAATAGACTCTGCGATCTGTTGCTGGAATTTAGCGGTTTTTAGTTTTTTCTCTTCTTCGATATTACTGATAAAAGCCGTTTCTACTAAGATAGAAGGGATCTCAGGGGCTTTTAATACCGCAAAACCCGCCTGATCGACTTTATTTTTATGCAGTTTATTAATACCGCCTAATAACTTAAGTACTTCACTACCGAATTTTAGGCTGTCATTAATAGTCGCAGTTTGTACGAGATCGAGCATTGCATGGTCTACATAGCGATCGCCACTTTTACTCACCCCACCAATTAAGTCAGACTCATTTTGTGTTTGAGCAAGATAGCGTGCAGTGTTACTGGTTGCGCCCGTTTTTGATAATGCAAAAACAGAAGAACCTCTTGCAGAGCGGTTTGTAAACGCATCAGCATGGATAGAGACAAATAAATCTGCCTGCATTTTTCTCGCTTTAGCAACACGTACTGTCAATGGAATAAAGACATCTTCATTGCGTGTCATATACGCCTTCATTTTGGCGTCTTTATCAATAAGCGTTCTTAAGCGACGAGCAATTTGTAAAACCACATCTTTTTCACGTGTTTTATATTTACCTATTGCGCCCGGATCTTCTCCACCATGGCCAGGATCGATCATGATAATAATCGGTCTATCTCGCCCTGCTCTGCCCGGTTTACGTGTATCGGTTTGTGCTGGTACAGCTTGTTGTAAATCACCGTCGTTATATTCACGTAATAGCGCTAAAAGAGGATCTTCTTCCGTGTCAGCGCCGTGGCTTGGGTAGAAATCTAACACCAAACGGTTTTTAAATTCAGCCACAGGTTTAAGCGTAAACATTTGTGGTTGTACAGGCGTTTTTACTTCAAATACCAGTCGAACTGTTTTAGGTGTATTTTGACCAACGCGAATAAGTTTTAAATAGGGATCGCTAGTCTGAACCTGATTAGCAACACCTTTTAGTGTGCTATTAAGTTGAATACCTTCTAAATCCACCACAATACGTTCAGGATTTGATAATGCAAACTGACGATATTTCAGTGGTGTACTGGATTCTATAGTCACGCGAGTATAAGTCGAGGCAGGCCAAACCCTCACAGCAACAATAGATGCTGTGGCAGCAAGACCAACAGGACTAACACTTAACAATAATAACGCGCCAATTCCTTTAACAAGACGACGACGAGTTTGATTGTGCTCAGAATGACTCATGAAAATATTCCAAAAAAACGATTAACGTCAATAAACTCTAAAAAGAGATAAAAAAAGTTAAGAACGAAAAACTTTACCCAATCCACACTTCACTGTCACTTAAAAACAGCACAATTACTCACTTTTACACGAATATTCTGCCTTCAGGGAAAACAATAAGATAGGATTTTACTTGCCATTCCTCTCCAAAAAGAATAAAAATACATTAAATACGAATAAAAATTCACTTGAGAGGGTTTTATGAAAGAGCGTAGCACCGAATTGGTCGATGGATTCCGCCACTCGGTTCCGTATATTAATGCACATAGAGGCAAAACGTTTGTCATTATGCTGGGTGGTGAAGCCATTGCTCACGAAAACTTCCCATCTATCATTAATGATATTGGGTTATTACATAGCCTAGGCATTCGTTTAGTGGTTGTTTATGGTGCTCGCCCACAAATAGATACAGCTCTTGAAGTGCAAAAGGTATCTCCGATTTATCATAAATATACGCGCATCACAGATAGCAAAACCTTGGAAATTGTTAAACAAGCTGCGGGTACGTTGCAACTCGATATTACGGCTCGCCTATCAATGAGTTTAAGCAATACGCCATTACAAGGTGCGCATATTAATGTTGTCAGTGGTAACTTTGTGATTGCTCAACCATTAGGGGTTGATGACGGTGTTGATTATTGTCATAGCGGAAAAATCCGTCGTATCGATGAAGAGGCTATTCACCGTCAATTAGACAGTAATGCCATTGTATTAATTGGCCCAGTTGCGGTATCTGTGACGGGTGAAAGCTTTAATCTCACTTCAGAAGAAGTAGCAACACAGCTTGCTATAAAGCTTAAAGCACAAAAAATAATTGGTTTTTGTTCATTCCAAGGTGTTGTCGATGAAGAAGGACACATTGTTTCTGAACTATTACCTAATCAAGCCGAAGATAAAATTCGAGAGCTACAAACAGAAGGTGATTACCATTCAGGTACAGTGAGATTCTTACGCGGTGCAGTTAAAGCCTGTCGTCGTGGTGTAGAGCGTAGCCACTTACTTAGTTATCAATCTGATGGTGCTCTTATTCAAGAGTTATTCTCTCGTGATGGTATTGGTACTCAAATCGTCATGGAGAGTGCAGAAAAAGTTCGTAGAGCGAATATTAATGATATTGGTGGCATACTCGAACTTATTCGCCCATTAGAACAACAAGGTATTTTAGTCAGACGTTCAAGAGAGCAATTGGAAATTGAAATTGACCAATTCACCATAATTGAACGCGATAATATGACTATTGCGTGTGCAGCACTCTACCCTTATCCATCAGAAAAAATTGGTGAAATGGCTTGTGTTGCAGTACACCCTGATTATCGCAGCTCTTGTCGTGGTGAAGTTTTGCTACAACGTATTTCAGCACATGCTAAGCAATTAGGGTTAGAAAAGCTGTTTGTTTTGACAACTCGCAGCATACACTGGTTTCAAGAAAAAGGATTTGAACCAGCTGAAATTGATAAGCTACCGATTGAAAAACAAGCACTTTATAATTACCAACGTCGTTCTAAAATTTTGATTTTAGATTTACATAAAGAGTAATTGCCAAATATAAAAAAGACAGGTATCCCTCTCAATGCCTGTCTTTTATTATTTTCATTATTAACTAACGACTAATAACGTAACTTATCAATTAATCCACTTCGACGTTGAATACGTGTTTGTATTGCCATTTTCACCATCAACTCTGAGGCATAAAGAGAAAGCTTCTGTTTAGCCCGTGTTAATGCGGTATACAATAATTCACGACTAACAACAGGTGAAAATTTATCGGGCAGTACTAACGCTGTATGGGTAAATTCCGAACCTTGTGATTTATGCACTGTCATTACATACGCAGTTTCATGTTGTGGTAATCGGCTAGGTTGGATCACTTTCAATTTTCCATCAGGTAGTTGGAAAAAAGCTTTCATTTCACCTTCATCATTATTGAGCATAATACCAATATCACCATTAAACAGACCTAACGTACTGTCATTTCGTTGGATCATAATGGGGCGTCCAATATAATCACTTTGATAACTATTTGTAGGACGGCGGATCAATCGCTGACGATGCAATAACATTTCAATTCTGTCATTTAGACCACTTACACCGAAAGGGCCTTCTCTTCGCGCGCACAATAGACGGTATTGGTTAAATGCATTAAGAATAATATCAGGTGATGCTTTTTGAGAAACTAAAGTGAGATACTCTCGATAGGCATTAACAGCATCTTGGATCATCAGTAAATAACTCTCTTTTGACTCTAAAGCAATAAAGCTCACATCTTGAGGCTCTAATGCGATTTCAAGCTGTTGTGGGCTAATCTCTGCTTTTTTCAACAACGCAATGGCTGTTTTGGTCTGTCCTTTATTAACCGCGAAAGCAAGTTGCCCTATCCCTGAATTCTCACCAAAGCGGTAGCTTTTTCGTAGCAGACACAGAGAATCACTGACGACAGAAACGGGTG
It includes:
- the csdE gene encoding cysteine desulfurase sulfur acceptor subunit CsdE, encoding MNNNTPLLATQHPFGHEITLAILLEDFQKSKAWEDKYRQLIQLSRKLPALPDELKTTEKEIKGCENRVWLGVELNNDGKYHVYGDSDGRIVKGLLTIILATVENKTAQEIADIDMLAIFAQLGLANQISQSRTDGVNAIIARLKSLTSQY
- the tcdA gene encoding tRNA cyclic N6-threonylcarbamoyladenosine(37) synthase TcdA, with protein sequence MQNSLSDSYLQRFSGIGRLYGQKALSYFAQAHICVVGIGGVGSWAAEALARSGIGAITLIDMDDVCVTNTNRQIHALKESVGQPKCEVMKQRILEINPECKVTSIDDFVTVDNVAEMMNNNFDYVIDAIDSVRPKAALLAYCRRYKIPVITTGGAGGQIDPTQIQVVDLAKTIQDPLAAKLRERLKSDFNVVKNSKGKLGIDCVFSTEQLVYPQGDGTVCAAKSTADGVKRMDCSAGFGAVTMVTASFGFIAVSHALKKMLAKAQRAHDTRHTSSCSVV
- the mltA gene encoding murein transglycosylase A yields the protein MVTWRKSLILGMLALALTGCHRPTEQGQQYKDGKLKQDLIEVSSPNTQGTPINGPDYLQQVSQINQTSSRLYNSNKETYQAVENWLRSGADTRQLRQFNLSAFQMEGVDKYGNVQFTGYYTPVLEARLTPQGEFQYPLYKMPTNSRSKLPSRAAIYNGALSQSLIAAYSNSIMDNFMMEVQGSGYVDFGDGKPLTFFGYAGKNGHPYRSIGKVLIDNGEVERKDMSMLAIRDWADKHNDAEVRKLLEENPSFVFFKPEPFTPVRGASAIPLVALASVASDRSIIPAGTVLLAEIPVLDNAGNFTGEYQMRLMVALDVGGAIKGHHFDIYHGIGKDAGHMAGFYNHYGRVWVLKKSQLNLLNPSS
- the amiC gene encoding N-acetylmuramoyl-L-alanine amidase AmiC, with product MSHSEHNQTRRRLVKGIGALLLLSVSPVGLAATASIVAVRVWPASTYTRVTIESSTPLKYRQFALSNPERIVVDLEGIQLNSTLKGVANQVQTSDPYLKLIRVGQNTPKTVRLVFEVKTPVQPQMFTLKPVAEFKNRLVLDFYPSHGADTEEDPLLALLREYNDGDLQQAVPAQTDTRKPGRAGRDRPIIIMIDPGHGGEDPGAIGKYKTREKDVVLQIARRLRTLIDKDAKMKAYMTRNEDVFIPLTVRVAKARKMQADLFVSIHADAFTNRSARGSSVFALSKTGATSNTARYLAQTQNESDLIGGVSKSGDRYVDHAMLDLVQTATINDSLKFGSEVLKLLGGINKLHKNKVDQAGFAVLKAPEIPSILVETAFISNIEEEKKLKTAKFQQQIAESIFKGIKAYFANGGELTLADRS
- the argA gene encoding amino-acid N-acetyltransferase; this encodes MKERSTELVDGFRHSVPYINAHRGKTFVIMLGGEAIAHENFPSIINDIGLLHSLGIRLVVVYGARPQIDTALEVQKVSPIYHKYTRITDSKTLEIVKQAAGTLQLDITARLSMSLSNTPLQGAHINVVSGNFVIAQPLGVDDGVDYCHSGKIRRIDEEAIHRQLDSNAIVLIGPVAVSVTGESFNLTSEEVATQLAIKLKAQKIIGFCSFQGVVDEEGHIVSELLPNQAEDKIRELQTEGDYHSGTVRFLRGAVKACRRGVERSHLLSYQSDGALIQELFSRDGIGTQIVMESAEKVRRANINDIGGILELIRPLEQQGILVRRSREQLEIEIDQFTIIERDNMTIACAALYPYPSEKIGEMACVAVHPDYRSSCRGEVLLQRISAHAKQLGLEKLFVLTTRSIHWFQEKGFEPAEIDKLPIEKQALYNYQRRSKILILDLHKE